A genome region from Archaeoglobus fulgidus DSM 4304 includes the following:
- a CDS encoding iron dependent repressor, metal binding and dimerization domain protein — MVRLHRLAERLLSDILGFKDVEEHACRFEHLIDDEAEEAICTLLGHPQVCPHGRTIPAGNCCIIKETEVERVIYRLSELSQGDERYRHSRKALRPIHTRHDGKGDGRRRHHILCYQGCNSC, encoded by the coding sequence ATCGTAAGACTTCACAGACTCGCCGAAAGGCTTCTCAGCGATATTCTTGGCTTTAAAGATGTAGAGGAGCATGCGTGCAGGTTCGAACATCTGATAGACGATGAGGCGGAGGAGGCAATCTGCACCCTTCTCGGCCATCCTCAGGTTTGTCCTCACGGAAGGACAATTCCTGCAGGAAATTGTTGCATAATAAAAGAGACAGAGGTTGAGAGAGTAATCTACAGGCTAAGCGAACTCTCGCAGGGAGACGAGCGGTATCGACACTCCCGAAAGGCTCTACGCCCCATTCATACTCGCCATGACGGCAAAGGCGATGGGCGACGACGCCATCATATACTTTGTTATCAAGGGTGTAACAGTTGTTAA